CAGGGCGGGCCCCGCCGTCGCCTTGCGCAGCCACAGCCGGCGCAGCAACTCCCGCTCCCGGCAGGCGAAATCCGGCTCCCGCGCAGGTCCGCCCTGCCGGGCCCGGTGCCGCAGCAAGGCCAGTGCGGCCGCGTCCGCCTCGTACAGGGCGACCGCCCGGCCCGCCGCCCGGCCCCCGGTGCTCCGGGCCAGCGCGCGGGCCAGTGACCGGGCCGGCATCGACACCAGGGCCGGCACCTCCGCCGGACGCAGCCAGCCCGCGGCCGCGTACACCGCCAGCTCCCCGGCGACGGCCCGCAGCCGGCGCCGCCTTATCCGCACGGCCAGCCACACCAGCACCCCGAACACCGGGACCATCACGCAGCCGTAGACCACGTAGAACCCGTACTCCCCGAACCGCGAGGAGCTGTTCCACAGCGCGTGCAGGCCCATCGCGGTCAGCAGCCCGAGCAGCGGCAGCCCGATCCGGCGCAGCCGGCCCGCGCAGAGCGCGGCCGCGCCGAAGCCGAGCCCGGTGAGCACCGTGAACAGCGGGTGCGCGAACGGCGAGACCACGATCCGCACGAAGAAGGTCGCGGCCGTCACCGAGTCCAGCGGGGCGGCGCCGCTTTTCACGTCCTCGCCGAACGCGTTGCCGAGGTAGAGGACGTTCTCGGTGCAGGCGAAGCCGGTGGCGGTGAACCCGGCCACCACGAACCCGTCCGCGGGGCCGGTGAACTGGCGCCTTCGGAACACGAACACCAGCAGCAGGGCCGCCGCCTTGGCGCTCTCCTCGACCACCGGGGCGATCGCCACCGAGCCGAGCCGGTCGGCGGCGGAGGCATCGGCGGTCGCCGCCGTTATCCACTCCGTCGCGAAGTTGTTGGCCAGTATCGCGATCAGGGCCGCGGTGCAGGCGCCCCAGCCGAAGCAGAACAGCAGCTGCGCCCAGGGGCAGGGCGCGGCCCGGCCGAGCCACCGGAAGGCGGCAAGGAGCAGCGGCACCGGCAGCACGGCCAGCCCGAGGCCGACGAAGAACCCCGCGGTACCGGTCTGCTCCCGCACGAGTTCGAGGATCGCCAGCCCCGAAAGCGACAGCACGGCGAGCACGCACGTACGGACACCAGGGAGCGCTCGGAACACGCGATGACTCTAGCGAGCCGCTCTGACACGCGGAGTGACGATGGCGGTTCTCTACTCGTTCGGGGACACCTGGCGGCGGGCGAAGAGCAGATCGTGCACGACGTGACCCTTGTCGAGACCCTGTCCCTCGAAGCGGGTGAGCGGCCGGAAGTCGGGCCGGGGCGCGTAGCCGCCGTCCGCCTGGGTGTTCTCGAACTCCGGGTGCGCAGTGAGCACTTCGAGCATCTGCTCGGCGTACGGCTCCCAGTCGGTCGCGCAGTGCAGCACAGCGCCGGGGGCGAGGCGGGTGGCGGCCAGGTCGAGGAACTCGGGCTGGATCAGCCGCCGCTTGTGGTGGCGGGCCTTGGGCCACGGGTCCGGGAAGTACACACGGAGCCCGGCGAGCGAGTCGGGCGCCAGCATCTCGCGGAGCAGGATGATGGCGTCGCCGTTCGCGACGCGCACGTTCCTCATCCCGCCGCGCTCGGCGAGCGCGAGCAGGTTCCCCTGGCCGGGGGTGTGCACATCGGCGGCGAGGATCCCGGTCGCGGGGTCGGCGGCGGCCATCTGCGCGGTGGCCTCACCCATCCCGAAGCCGATCTCCAGCACGACGGGAAGTCCGTCGAACAGCTTCTCGAGGTCGATGACGGAATGCCCGTCGATGTCGAGCCCCCAGGTACCCCAGAGTCGCTTCAGGGCTTCGCCCTGCCCGGTGGTCACCCGGCTGCGCCGCGGCTGGAAGCTCCGGATCCGCCGCTCGTGGTGCGAGCCGGCCGGATCGGGGGCGGGCCCGTCGGGGAAACGGGGCTCGGTCCGCCACTTCGGGGGCACGTAGGCGTTCGCCTCCGGCGTGGCTTCCGGGGCGCTGGGCTGGGGGGTGAGGGACTCAGACACAATCCCCAGATTCTACGGCCCCGCCCCCACCGGCCGCCGCCCTCGCCCGGCTCCCCGCTCCCGGAGCCCGGCCCCTCGCCCCGGCGCCCCGCTCCCCGACCGGGGTCAGGACGCCCGGAGGGTGGTCAGGGCGCGGCGGGCGATCTCGCGGCCGATCGGGAGCGAAGCCGTCGCGGCCGGCGACGGGGCGTTCAGGACGTGCACCGTCCTCGGCGCGTCCCGGATCAGGAAGTCGTCCACCAGCGTCCCGTCCCGCAGCACGGCCTGCGCCCGCACCCCGGCCCCGGCCGGAGCCAGGTCCGCCGAGGAAACCCCCGGCAGGAGCCGCCGTACGGCCTCCGTGAAAGCCTGCTTCGACAGCGACCGGTGGATCTCGCCCACCCCGTACCGCCAGTGCCGCCGGGCCATCCGCCAGGATCCCGGCCAGGCCAGCTCGTCCGCGACGTCCCGCGGCCGGACCACGCCCCACCCGTACCCCTCGCGGGCCAGCGCCGGCACCGCGTTGGGCCCTACATGGACCCCGCCACCGATGCCCCGCGTCAGGTGCACGCCGAGGAAGGGGAACGCCGGATCCGGGACCGGGTAGACCAGCCCCCGGACCAGCGAGGGCCGCGCCAGGTCGTAGTACTCCCCGCGGAACGGCACGATCCGCATCCCGGGCTCGTCCCCGGCCAGCCGCGCGATCCGGTCGCACTGCAGGCCCGCGCAGTTCACCAGGACACGGGAGCGGACCACCAGCCCGGACGTGGTGCGGACCGCCACCCCCGACGCCCGCCGCGAGATCAGATCCACCGCCCCGCCGTACACGATCTCCGCCCCGGAGGACTCCGCCAGCTGCTGAGCCACCTGCCCGTAGTCCACGATCCCGGTGGTGCCGACGTGGATCGCGGCCAGGCCGCGCACCTCCGGCTCGTACTCCGAGATCTGCGCCGGGCCCAGCTCGCGCACCGGGATGCCGTTCTCCCTGCCCCGCTGCACCAGCGCGTGCAGCCGCGGCAGCTCCTCCCGCCCGGTGGCGACGATCAGCTTCCCGGTGACCTCGTGGGCGATCCCGTGCTCGGCGCAGAACTTCACCATCTCGGCGGCCCCGCGCACCGCGAAGCGCGCCTTGAGCGATCCCGGCCGGTAGTAGATCCCGCTGTGGATCACCCCGCTGTTGCGGCCCGTCTGGTGGCGGGCCGGGCCGGACTCCTTCTCCAGCACCACCACCCGCGTCCCCGGGGCCAGCTGCGCCAGGGCATGCGCCGTCGACAGGCCGACGATGCCACCGCCGATCACCAGCACATCGCAGTCGACCCTGCCCACGCTGCCCACGCCGCCGCCCAAGCTGCCACCTCCCACCCCTGCATACTGCACCCCGCCACTGACAACGTGTTAAGGGGGTCTCCGGCGGATCATGCCCCGGCCCGGACCGCCCGGCACCGCGCCTCGCCGAACCGCCGCCGGTCACCGGTGTCCCCCGGCCACCGCCGGGAGGCACCCCCACCGCAGTGGCCGTCCGACCCCGATCCGCCCGACACCCCCTACGCGGGGGCCACCAGCAGCGGCCGGGCCCGCTCCCGCAGCTCCGCCACGCGCGGCTCGTCCCCGTACGGCTCGAGCCGGTGCAGCAGGTCCCGTACGTACTCCGTCGTCCGCGCCGAGGAGATCCGGCCCGCGACCTCCACCGCCCGGGTGCCGGCCGCGCACGCCGCGTCCAGGTTGCCCGACTCCAGCTCGGCGACCGCGCTCACCACCAGCCGCAGCCCGTGCGAGCGCACGTACTCCTCCGTCGGCCGCGACAGCGCCTGCTCGGTGAAGCGGCGCACCTGCCGCGGCAGTTTGAGGTCCCGGTAGCATTCCGCCGCATCCGCCGCGAAACGGTCGTACGAGTAGAAACCCAGCCACGTCGGATCCGGGTCGCCCTCCCGCGCCCGCTCCAGCCAGCCCTCCGCGGCCCGCAGCGCCGCCCCGGCGGCCGCCGAATCGCCCGCCTTCGCGTGCGCCCGCGCTTCGACCAGCCGGAAGAAGCTCATGGTGCGGGCGGTGGCCAGCCCCCGGTTGCGCTCCACGGCCGCCTGCGCGAGGTCCACGCCCTCGTCCGGGAAGTCCCGGTACGTGGCCTGCAGCGACATCGAGGCCAGCACGTACCCGCCCAGCGGTACGTCGGCGGCCGCGCGGGCCAGGCGCAGCGCCTGGATGTAGTAGCGCTGGGCCGCCTCCTGCTGGCCGGTGTCGAAGGCCATCCACCCGGCCAGCCGGGTCAGTTCGGCAGTCGCGCCGAACAGCGCGCGGCCCACGTCGTCGCTGTACGAGCCGAGCAGCAGCGGCGCCGCGTCGACGCGCAGGCACTCGGGCACCATCGACGAACGCCAGTCCCCGCCGCCGTACTTGGAATCCCAGCGGCGCGCGTCCTCGGCCGCCTCGCGCAGCTTGGTCACATCGCTGTGGCCCACGCGCTGCGGCGCCGGGTCCGACAGCCCCATGGCGGCGGCGGCCACCGGCGCGGGCGGGGCGTGCGGCGTTTCACCCGAAGACTGCGCGGGCAGACCCGTTGACGACGACGACATCGGCGACGACGGCATCGGCGAGGCCGTCGGCCCCTGTGCGGCGGCCGGGGCCGCGGGGGCCGGCGCCGTGTTCGCCACCGGCTCGCGCGACGCCACGGTCTCGCGGGGCGGGGCGGGCTCGCGGGGCGGGGCGGGCTCGCGCGCCACCGAACCGTCCGCCGGAGATATCAGCCAGCGCGAGGCGGGCGTCGCGTACGCGGACACGGCGAAGGAGCCGGCCAGCGACTGCCAGATCCCGCCACCGCCCCGGCGCCCGGCGAGGTCGAGCCGGTACAGATCGGTGGCCGAGCGCACCGCCTCGCCCACGTCCCGCGGGAAGGCCAGGCCGACCTCCGGCGCGGGGTCCGCGTCGGCCAGCCCGATCTCGTGCAGCGGTACCGGACGCCCCAGCTTCGCGCCGATCGCGGCGGCGATCAGATGCGGGGCCGCGCCCTGCGGCACCATCCCCTTGGACACCCACCGGGCCACCGACGTCTTGTCGTAGCGAAGCGTCAGGCCGCGCTGTGCGCCGAGGTCGTTGACGCGCCGGGCCAGCCCGGCGTTGCTGATGCCGGCGAGGGCGAGGACGGCGCCGAGCTTCTCGTTGGGCTCGCGGAGCTCCCTGGACATGCGCCACCCCTCGTCACACGCGGAACGCACACAACGCATACGCCGCCGAGGCATAGTTGCCCGGCATTTCGTAAACCCAGCGTAGTTCCCCGCCTCCCAAGCGTTAAGGCCCCGACTTCCGTATGGCGGGATTGTTGTCCGCCTGCACAGTCGGGCCGGGGCCCGCGCCGCGGGCGCACGCGCTCTCCCGTGCTCCGTGCGTGTGGCCGTGCGCCCGCCCGTGCGCTCTGGCCGGTCACCGGGCCCGGCGATTCGATGTGCCGTGCGTGGGTCGGCCCGCTGCGTGGATCCGGCGGGCCGGGGGATGCCGCTACCCCAATCCCCGCGGGTGGCGGAACGGTCCGGGGGGCGAATCCCGTCTCCCGGACCGCGCCCGCGCGCCGCTGCGGTCGGGCGCCCCGGCGCGCGCGACGGCACTCAGTACGGCCGAAGAATGGCCGAAACCGACCTATGGGGCGGTGGGAACGGAAAGCCAAATACCGTGTGGCCGAGGCGTGTTCGTTTGCACGTGCGCCCTCCTCGGCCACTCCCGCACGCCCGTCTCGTGGCAGCATGGACCCCGAGCCACCCGGGGTCCCGTCGGCCGCACCCTCTGCGCTGACCATGCCGTTCATGCCCCGGTCAATTGCCCACAGGCTGGGGGAGGCGGCGGTGCGCTGGTTGGTCGGGTGGAGCAGCATCGCCGCGAGCTTCGGCACGGCAGGCCGGGTCTCCGGCCAGGGCGGACCCGGCTCCGACGGACCGTTGACCGGCGGCCCCGACGGACCCCTGAGCGGCGGCATCGCGGACGCCGACCATCCGGACGACCCGGCTGCCGAACGCACCGTCGTGCCCGTGGGCGCCCAACTGCTCTGGGGAGACCCCGACCCCCTCTGGGCCGTCGGCGACTGGCGCCCCGATGAGATCCGCACCCTCGCCGCCGACCCCGCAGACCCCTTCACCCGGCTCGCCGTCCTCGGCTGCTGCGGCGCCACCGACGCCGAGCTGCGGCGCGCGCTCCTCGCCGCCCGCGGCGGAGCCCTGCGCCACCTCACCCAGTGGTCCGGCAGCTACACCGCCGTCGTCCAGACCGGCCGCCGGATCACCGTCGTCGGCGATCTCGCGGGCGCGCGGCCCGTGTTCTACACGCCCTGGGCCGGCGGCACCGCGTACGCCACCGCCGCGCTGCCGCTCGCCGACCTCATCGAGGCGCAGCTCGACATCGGCCATCTCGCGGCCCTGCTGGCCTGCCCCGACAGCCCGGAGGCACTGGGCGACGGCACACCGTACGTCGGCGTACGGCGCATCCCGCCGGGGCACGCGCTGATCCTGCGCGAGGGCTCGCGCGAGATCACCGGGTACGAGCCGGTGGCCTCCCTCGCGGTGGCCGCGCCCGCGGCCGATCCCGAGCGCGCGGTGGAGGGCGTACGGGAAGCATTGGTGGATGCGGTGCGCGCCCGGCTCACGGCACCGCGGCATGCCCCCGACACGCTGCCCCACGACCCCGGCCCGGTGCCCGGAATGGGCCCTGCCGACCGGCGCGCGGCCCGGGGCGCACCCGCGCCGGTCCCCGGCGTCGGCGCCGACCTCTCCGGAGGCAGCGCCTCCGCGACCCTGGCCCTGCTCGCCGCCGGCCTCCCGGGCGCACCCGGCACGGTGATGAGGCAGTCCGGCGAACGGCTCCTCGCCGTCACCTTCAACGACCTTGCCACCCCGCAGGGCCGCGAGGCCGAACTCGAACGCGCCCGCGCCATCGCCGCCAACCCCCGGCTGCACCACGTGGTCGTGGCCGCCGCCGAGGAAGCCCTCCCGTACGCGGAACTCGACGGCCCCCTCACCGACGAACCCGGCCCCTCCCTCGTCACCGCCGCCCGCGAGCGGCGCCGGCTGGCGGCCGGCTCGGCGGACCACTTCGTCGGACACGGCGCCCGCCAGGTGCTCGACGCGCACCCGGCCCGGCTGGCCGACCTCCTGATGGACCGCCGCCGACGCCACCTGCTGCGCCCGGTCGCCGCCCTGGCCCGCTCGGCGCCGGGCGACTCCGCCCTGTCCCTCCTGGTCCCGTTCTCCGTCTACTCCGCGGCCCGCCGGCTCGCCCGTACGCCGTACCGCGCGGGCATGGAGGCCGCGGCGGCCCGGCTGCGCGCAGGGTCCCTCGAGGGGGGCGCCTCGAACCCGGTGGACGCCTCGCTGGCCGCCCTGACCTGGTCCCGCCCGGGCCCGGCGGCGGGCTGGCTGACGGGGGAGGCCCTGGCGGAAGTATCGATCCGCCTGGCCACCGCAGCAGGGCGCCCGCCCCTCTCCCTGCGCCCCGGCGAGGCCCGGGCCCGCGCCGCGCTGACCCGCCACGCGGCGGACCACCGGGTCTTCGAACAGGCCGTGGAGGTCCGCAGCCAGCGCCTGCACGCCCCGTTCCTGGACAACCAGGTCGTACGGGCGGCGCGCGCGCTCCCGGAATCCCTGCGCGTCCAGCCCGGCGCCCGGGCGGCGATCCTGCGCGCCGTCCTCTCCTCGGCGGGCGTACGCGAACTCCCGCCGGGCTGGGGCGCCCCGACCCACACCCCGAACGAAACGGCGACCCGCGTAGGCCTGAGAGCAGCGCTCCCCTCCCTGCTCTCCCTCTTCACGACCCCCCTCCTGGCGGACGCGGGCCTGATCGAGGCCCGGGTGGTCCAGCAGGCCCTGCTGGACGCGGCGGAGGGCCGCCCCGTCCCCCTGGACGGCCTCGCGGAGCTCGTCTCGATGGAACTCTGGCTGGGCCGGCTCCTGGCCCGCCGCGGCACCTGCTGGACGGGCACGTCCACCCCCCGCCGCCGAGCAGTCCCCAAGGGAGTCCCCACCCCCCGCCCAGCCCTCTCCTGACCAGCCGACCCCGACCCGGGACAGCCAGCCCCGCCGGCCCCGGCCGGGCCAAGTCCAGCCCCGCCGGCGTTCGAGGCGCGGGGGCTCGGGGGCTCGGGGGCAGCGGCCCCGCAACGGCGGCGCACCGGCCCACCGTCAGGCAACTCCAGCCCCGCCGGCGCTTGAGGCGCGGGGCCCGGGGCAGCACCCCGGCAACGGCGCCGCACCGGCCCACCGGCAGCCCGCCGGCCCGGCCCCGGCGGCAGTCCGGAACGCAGCCGCCGAACACCACCGCACACCCCGGCCAGGAGCAAGGCAGAATCGTCCGGTGCGGTATCTCATCCTCGGCGTCACCGAAGCCCGTGACGAGACCGGCGCCCCCCTCCCCATCGGCGGCGCCCGCCTGCGCGCACTCCTCACCGCCCTCGCGCTCCGCGCCGCGTCCGGCTCACGGACCGCCACCGGCGCCGGCACCGGCACCGCCACGGCCACCGCCTCCGTCGCCGACCTCATCGACGAGGTCTGGGGCGACGACCCGCCCCAGGACGCCCCCGCCGCCCTGCAGGCCCTCGTCGGCCGGCTCCGCCGGGCCCTCGGCGGCCGGCACACCGTCCACGCCGGCCCCGCGGGCGGCTACCGCCTCGCCGTCGCCGACCGCGACGACATCGACCTGCACCGGTTCACCCGGCTCGCCCGCCAAGGCGTCCAGGAGCTGGCCGCCGACCCCGCCACCGCCGCCGGAACCCTCCGTACCGCCCTCACCCTCTGGCGCGGCCCCGCCCTCGCCGACCTCCCCGAGCCCGCCCGTACCGCCCACGCCGCCGCCCCCGAAGCGCACCGCACCGCCGCCCTCCGCGCCCGGATCGACGCCGAACTCCGCAGCGGCGCCGCCGACCCGGTGTCCCTTCTCCCGGAGATCGAGGCGCTGATCCAGGAGCACCCGTACGACGAGCCCCTGCGCGCCCAGCAGCTCCGCGCGCTGCGCGCGGCCGGCCGCCCCGCCGACGCCCTCGCCGCGTACGAGCGCACCCGCCGCACCCTCGCCGAAGCCCTCGGCACCGACCCCGGGCCCGAACTCGCCGCCCTGCACGCGGAGCTGCTCCGGCCCGCGCCCCCCGCGCCCCCCGCACCTCCGGCGGAGCCGACCGGCAACCTCCGCCCCCGCCTCACCTCCTTCGTCGGCCGCGAGCCCGAACTGGCCGCCCTGCACACCGACCTGGCCCGCCTCCGCCTCGTCACCCTCACCGGACCGGGCGGTTCCGGAAAGACCCGGCTCGCCGAGCACGCCGCCTGCGCCCACCCCGAACCCGGCTGGCTCGTCGAACTCGCCCGCCTCGACCACCCCGCCGCCGTCCCCGGCGCCGTCCTCAGCGCCCTCGGCCTGCGCGAGAACAGCCTCGTGGCCCGCGAGAAGACCGTCGCCGCCGACCCCCTCGCCCAGCTCGTCGAGCACTGCGCGAACCGCCGCCTGCTCCTCGTGCTCGACAACTGCGAGCACGTCATCGGCGCCGCCGCCGAACTCGCCGAGCGCCTCCTCACCCACTGCCCCGGCGTACGGATCCTGGCCACCAGCCGCGAACCCCTCGGTGTGCCCGGCGAAACGGTCCGCCCCGTCGACCCGCTGCCGCCCGACCCCGCACACCGCCTCTTCGCCGACCGCGCCGCCGCCGTCCGCCCCGGCTTCACCCCCACCGAGGACCCGGCCGCCGTCGCCGAGATCTGCCGCCGCCTCGACGGGCTGCCGCTCGCCATCGAGCTGGCCGCGGCCCGGCTGCGGCTGCTCACCCC
The Streptomyces sp. NBC_01296 DNA segment above includes these coding regions:
- a CDS encoding PrsW family intramembrane metalloprotease yields the protein MFRALPGVRTCVLAVLSLSGLAILELVREQTGTAGFFVGLGLAVLPVPLLLAAFRWLGRAAPCPWAQLLFCFGWGACTAALIAILANNFATEWITAATADASAADRLGSVAIAPVVEESAKAAALLLVFVFRRRQFTGPADGFVVAGFTATGFACTENVLYLGNAFGEDVKSGAAPLDSVTAATFFVRIVVSPFAHPLFTVLTGLGFGAAALCAGRLRRIGLPLLGLLTAMGLHALWNSSSRFGEYGFYVVYGCVMVPVFGVLVWLAVRIRRRRLRAVAGELAVYAAAGWLRPAEVPALVSMPARSLARALARSTGGRAAGRAVALYEADAAALALLRHRARQGGPAREPDFACRERELLRRLWLRKATAGPALARAAVLEELLPPRPVSLPAERAFVPPARRSGPWTPATPAGPSSSRPCVLPGGDGVR
- the trmB gene encoding tRNA (guanosine(46)-N7)-methyltransferase TrmB, yielding MSESLTPQPSAPEATPEANAYVPPKWRTEPRFPDGPAPDPAGSHHERRIRSFQPRRSRVTTGQGEALKRLWGTWGLDIDGHSVIDLEKLFDGLPVVLEIGFGMGEATAQMAAADPATGILAADVHTPGQGNLLALAERGGMRNVRVANGDAIILLREMLAPDSLAGLRVYFPDPWPKARHHKRRLIQPEFLDLAATRLAPGAVLHCATDWEPYAEQMLEVLTAHPEFENTQADGGYAPRPDFRPLTRFEGQGLDKGHVVHDLLFARRQVSPNE
- the lhgO gene encoding L-2-hydroxyglutarate oxidase; this translates as MGGGVGSVGRVDCDVLVIGGGIVGLSTAHALAQLAPGTRVVVLEKESGPARHQTGRNSGVIHSGIYYRPGSLKARFAVRGAAEMVKFCAEHGIAHEVTGKLIVATGREELPRLHALVQRGRENGIPVRELGPAQISEYEPEVRGLAAIHVGTTGIVDYGQVAQQLAESSGAEIVYGGAVDLISRRASGVAVRTTSGLVVRSRVLVNCAGLQCDRIARLAGDEPGMRIVPFRGEYYDLARPSLVRGLVYPVPDPAFPFLGVHLTRGIGGGVHVGPNAVPALAREGYGWGVVRPRDVADELAWPGSWRMARRHWRYGVGEIHRSLSKQAFTEAVRRLLPGVSSADLAPAGAGVRAQAVLRDGTLVDDFLIRDAPRTVHVLNAPSPAATASLPIGREIARRALTTLRAS
- a CDS encoding sporulation protein codes for the protein MSRELREPNEKLGAVLALAGISNAGLARRVNDLGAQRGLTLRYDKTSVARWVSKGMVPQGAAPHLIAAAIGAKLGRPVPLHEIGLADADPAPEVGLAFPRDVGEAVRSATDLYRLDLAGRRGGGGIWQSLAGSFAVSAYATPASRWLISPADGSVAREPAPPREPAPPRETVASREPVANTAPAPAAPAAAQGPTASPMPSSPMSSSSTGLPAQSSGETPHAPPAPVAAAAMGLSDPAPQRVGHSDVTKLREAAEDARRWDSKYGGGDWRSSMVPECLRVDAAPLLLGSYSDDVGRALFGATAELTRLAGWMAFDTGQQEAAQRYYIQALRLARAAADVPLGGYVLASMSLQATYRDFPDEGVDLAQAAVERNRGLATARTMSFFRLVEARAHAKAGDSAAAGAALRAAEGWLERAREGDPDPTWLGFYSYDRFAADAAECYRDLKLPRQVRRFTEQALSRPTEEYVRSHGLRLVVSAVAELESGNLDAACAAGTRAVEVAGRISSARTTEYVRDLLHRLEPYGDEPRVAELRERARPLLVAPA
- a CDS encoding asparagine synthase-related protein, whose amino-acid sequence is MRWLVGWSSIAASFGTAGRVSGQGGPGSDGPLTGGPDGPLSGGIADADHPDDPAAERTVVPVGAQLLWGDPDPLWAVGDWRPDEIRTLAADPADPFTRLAVLGCCGATDAELRRALLAARGGALRHLTQWSGSYTAVVQTGRRITVVGDLAGARPVFYTPWAGGTAYATAALPLADLIEAQLDIGHLAALLACPDSPEALGDGTPYVGVRRIPPGHALILREGSREITGYEPVASLAVAAPAADPERAVEGVREALVDAVRARLTAPRHAPDTLPHDPGPVPGMGPADRRAARGAPAPVPGVGADLSGGSASATLALLAAGLPGAPGTVMRQSGERLLAVTFNDLATPQGREAELERARAIAANPRLHHVVVAAAEEALPYAELDGPLTDEPGPSLVTAARERRRLAAGSADHFVGHGARQVLDAHPARLADLLMDRRRRHLLRPVAALARSAPGDSALSLLVPFSVYSAARRLARTPYRAGMEAAAARLRAGSLEGGASNPVDASLAALTWSRPGPAAGWLTGEALAEVSIRLATAAGRPPLSLRPGEARARAALTRHAADHRVFEQAVEVRSQRLHAPFLDNQVVRAARALPESLRVQPGARAAILRAVLSSAGVRELPPGWGAPTHTPNETATRVGLRAALPSLLSLFTTPLLADAGLIEARVVQQALLDAAEGRPVPLDGLAELVSMELWLGRLLARRGTCWTGTSTPRRRAVPKGVPTPRPALS